In Candidatus Binatia bacterium, the following proteins share a genomic window:
- a CDS encoding glycosyltransferase family 39 protein: MPHVRAMTGALQWWQRVLLALLVGWLFVLMVVASRDKAFWHDEIYTVLASAMPPATLWRASIDGVDLSPPLFTALTHLVRPVVGVGHIATRLPSMAAFLVAAVVVFAMVRRRAGALVAFAAVLALASTEAWHFATEARGYSLTVAWFALVLLGWSEAAAGRRAAANLALMSIALAAGVWTHYYFVLALLPVAVGEGVRQLRGRRLEKAPWLAMGIAGVAMLGLLPLAEAAASQRPAFWARPQKPGVAGIYPYLHADFGLPHVVIALLLLLAAVQTLRRLRSRTWPLRVPLHEIAAGAVCLALPALCALLGYFLQVFDQRYATFTSAGLAIVIPVAIWVLTSDRGPGTALFAAAVAAGFVGTSIEAFHPPLWRDPYLTHPMLAQQLQAGREIVVTGGADYLAYWYYAPDDEKGRVLYVADPVGQLRDTGRDTIDSGYVALARWAPVPVRPLDDFLRSHASFLLYSPVPGWTEHTLALRGATLTQVSGESTGSGVLYDVSTTARPAARAPAPRAS; this comes from the coding sequence ATGCCGCATGTTCGCGCGATGACCGGTGCCCTGCAGTGGTGGCAGCGCGTGCTGCTCGCGCTGCTCGTCGGCTGGCTCTTCGTGTTGATGGTCGTCGCGTCCCGCGACAAGGCGTTCTGGCACGACGAGATCTACACCGTGCTCGCATCGGCGATGCCGCCGGCAACGCTGTGGCGGGCTTCGATCGACGGCGTGGATCTCTCCCCGCCCCTGTTCACCGCGCTCACGCACCTTGTCCGGCCTGTCGTTGGAGTCGGACACATCGCGACCCGGTTGCCGTCGATGGCCGCGTTCCTGGTCGCCGCGGTCGTCGTGTTCGCGATGGTTCGGCGACGAGCCGGCGCGCTGGTCGCGTTTGCGGCGGTGCTCGCGCTCGCGTCGACCGAGGCCTGGCATTTTGCGACCGAAGCCCGCGGCTACAGCCTGACCGTCGCGTGGTTCGCACTCGTGCTGCTCGGCTGGTCGGAGGCTGCAGCCGGCCGTCGCGCAGCGGCCAACCTGGCGTTGATGTCGATCGCCCTGGCCGCCGGAGTCTGGACGCACTACTACTTCGTCCTTGCGCTGTTGCCGGTCGCGGTCGGCGAAGGCGTACGGCAGCTGCGCGGCCGTCGCCTCGAAAAGGCGCCGTGGCTGGCGATGGGCATCGCCGGCGTCGCGATGCTCGGACTGCTGCCGCTCGCAGAAGCCGCCGCGTCCCAGCGGCCGGCCTTCTGGGCACGCCCGCAGAAGCCGGGCGTCGCCGGGATCTACCCGTACCTGCACGCCGACTTCGGGCTTCCGCACGTCGTCATCGCCCTGCTGCTCCTCCTCGCGGCAGTCCAGACGTTGCGGCGCCTGCGCTCGCGCACGTGGCCGCTGCGCGTGCCGCTTCACGAGATCGCGGCCGGCGCCGTGTGCCTTGCGCTGCCGGCGCTTTGTGCGCTGCTCGGATACTTCCTGCAGGTCTTCGACCAGCGCTACGCGACGTTCACATCGGCTGGTCTTGCCATCGTGATTCCCGTCGCAATATGGGTGCTCACGTCCGACCGCGGCCCGGGGACTGCGCTGTTTGCCGCCGCGGTGGCGGCAGGGTTCGTCGGCACGAGCATCGAGGCCTTCCATCCGCCGCTGTGGCGCGATCCTTATCTGACGCATCCGATGCTCGCGCAGCAGCTGCAGGCAGGCCGCGAGATCGTCGTTACCGGCGGCGCCGATTACCTGGCGTACTGGTACTACGCTCCCGACGACGAGAAGGGCCGCGTCCTCTACGTCGCCGATCCGGTTGGCCAGCTTCGCGACACGGGGCGCGACACGATCGACTCCGGCTACGTGGCCCTCGCCCGCTGGGCACCGGTGCCCGTGCGACCGCTGGACGACTTCCTGCGCAGTCATGCGAGCTTCCTGCTCTACTCTCCGGTGCCGGGATGGACCGAGCACACCCTGGCGCTGCGCGGAGCGACGCTCACGCAAGTCTCCGGCGAAAGCACCGGCTCCGGCGTGCTTTACGACGTCTCGACGACAGCCAGGCCGGCCGCGCGTGCACCGGCGCCGCGCGCATCGTAG
- a CDS encoding acyl-CoA dehydrogenase family protein, with translation MAERTDTKEQAEFREYCRRWLAENRPAPPSFRLPISAIEVMTDDQFRYLHDWQKKCHGAGLVGTDYPKEYGGHGHKGLQSIAIQEMGRAGVPYMLNIIGLNMAAPTILVHGTEEQKRRYLPPLLSSDEIWCQGFSEPGAGSDLAGVQTSAVRDGDNWIINGHKVWTSLAHFASWMILLSRTSSDDKYKGLTYFVVPISGTDGVTVRPLIKITGETGFNEVLFEDLVVPDKMRLDEVGKGWNVAMTTLTYERGAAEGAGSGGGISIDERVRQLVRLAKATRRPGGKTAWDDAVLRDHVMQLAIRAEGFRQTSRRARVESLCEQPLRLPLQQKVLTSELMQDIAATALEIEGAWASLYLGDHRAPDGGQWPLAYLNSYGFTIAAGSNEIQRNILGERVLGMAKSK, from the coding sequence ATGGCCGAGAGAACCGATACGAAGGAACAAGCCGAGTTCCGCGAGTACTGCAGGCGCTGGCTCGCCGAGAACCGCCCTGCCCCGCCGTCGTTCCGCCTGCCGATCTCGGCGATCGAGGTGATGACCGACGATCAGTTCCGCTACCTGCACGACTGGCAGAAGAAGTGCCACGGCGCGGGCCTGGTCGGCACCGATTACCCGAAGGAGTACGGCGGCCATGGCCACAAGGGCCTGCAGTCGATCGCGATCCAGGAGATGGGACGCGCGGGCGTGCCCTACATGCTGAACATCATCGGCCTCAACATGGCCGCGCCGACGATCCTCGTGCACGGCACCGAGGAACAGAAGCGGCGCTACCTTCCGCCGCTGCTCTCCTCGGACGAGATCTGGTGCCAGGGATTTTCCGAGCCCGGCGCCGGCAGCGATCTTGCGGGCGTGCAGACTTCCGCCGTGCGTGACGGGGACAACTGGATCATCAACGGACACAAGGTGTGGACCAGCCTCGCCCATTTCGCGAGCTGGATGATCCTGCTGTCGCGCACGAGCAGCGACGACAAGTACAAGGGCCTCACGTATTTCGTCGTGCCGATCAGCGGCACCGACGGCGTCACGGTGCGTCCGCTGATCAAGATCACCGGCGAAACCGGCTTCAACGAAGTGCTTTTCGAAGATCTCGTCGTTCCCGACAAGATGCGCCTGGACGAGGTCGGCAAGGGCTGGAACGTCGCGATGACGACGCTCACCTACGAGCGCGGCGCCGCCGAGGGCGCCGGCTCGGGCGGCGGCATCTCCATCGACGAGCGCGTGCGCCAGCTCGTGCGCCTGGCGAAGGCGACCAGGCGGCCGGGCGGAAAGACCGCATGGGACGACGCCGTGCTGCGCGACCACGTCATGCAGCTTGCGATCCGCGCGGAGGGGTTCCGCCAGACGTCGCGCCGCGCCCGCGTCGAGTCGCTGTGCGAGCAGCCGCTGAGGCTGCCGCTGCAGCAGAAAGTGCTGACGAGCGAGCTGATGCAGGACATCGCAGCCACGGCTCTCGAGATCGAGGGCGCCTGGGCGAGCCTCTATCTCGGCGATCACCGTGCGCCCGACGGAGGCCAGTGGCCGCTGGCGTACCTGAATTCGTACGGGTTCACGATCGCCGCCGGCAGCAACGAGATCCAGCGCAACATCCTCGGCGAGCGCGTGCTCGGCATGGCCAAGTCGAAGTAG
- a CDS encoding FAD-binding oxidoreductase produces the protein MAGDPIHEDTQGRDARVPATIVSPWMAAAHETAAPLQGDFTADVVIVGGGYTGLSSALAFRGEGRRVVLLEGNTCGFGASGRNAGHLTATIGKDVPTLLKLFGRERTSFFVSLADTAIAEVERLMREHCIECEYEPVGNVVAATHPKQYRNIDRLAEAARVLGLPGTLLEPEEMLRRGLPRSFVRGFHESHGGILHPGLYVRGLRRAALEAGVEIHERSPVIAIDDDSRPRVRTREGTARGDLLVLAVNAYGLSLELPRAITSRLLPVYVQLLATAPLTSQQLARIGWQGREGIYTAHEALESWRLTRDNRIVGGSKHVRYGYGGKLLPDRDARIQLKLEAVLRCRFPELAEIEVTSAWGGRIGIALDFLPVVGRTGRSGRILYSMSYAGHGIAMASYAGRMLADLEAGRDGPGSVLWKRRTLALPPEPLRWLVFHLLNGFFEAVDRRVDRSLT, from the coding sequence ATGGCCGGAGATCCCATTCACGAAGACACGCAGGGACGGGATGCGCGGGTGCCGGCCACCATCGTCAGCCCGTGGATGGCAGCCGCGCACGAGACTGCCGCGCCACTGCAGGGCGATTTCACTGCCGACGTCGTCATCGTCGGCGGCGGCTACACCGGTCTCAGCAGCGCGCTCGCGTTTCGCGGCGAGGGCCGCCGCGTCGTGCTGCTCGAGGGAAACACCTGCGGCTTCGGCGCCAGCGGTCGCAATGCCGGGCATCTCACCGCGACGATCGGCAAGGACGTGCCTACCCTTCTCAAGCTGTTCGGTCGCGAGCGGACCTCCTTTTTCGTCTCGCTGGCCGACACGGCAATCGCCGAAGTGGAACGGCTGATGCGCGAGCATTGCATCGAGTGCGAGTACGAACCGGTCGGCAACGTCGTCGCCGCTACCCATCCGAAGCAGTACCGCAACATCGATCGCCTCGCGGAAGCGGCAAGAGTACTCGGTCTTCCCGGGACGCTGCTGGAGCCGGAGGAAATGCTCCGGCGCGGACTGCCGCGCTCTTTCGTGCGCGGGTTCCACGAGTCGCACGGCGGCATCCTGCACCCGGGCCTGTACGTACGCGGGCTTCGCCGCGCCGCGCTCGAGGCGGGAGTCGAGATCCACGAGCGCTCGCCGGTCATCGCGATCGACGACGACTCCCGACCACGCGTGCGCACGCGCGAGGGCACCGCGCGCGGTGATCTGCTGGTCCTTGCCGTCAACGCCTACGGGCTGTCGCTGGAGCTGCCGCGCGCGATCACATCGCGACTGCTGCCGGTGTACGTGCAGCTGCTGGCGACGGCGCCGCTTACCTCGCAGCAGCTCGCGCGCATCGGCTGGCAAGGACGCGAAGGGATTTACACCGCGCACGAAGCGCTCGAGAGCTGGCGCCTGACCCGCGACAACCGCATCGTCGGCGGCTCCAAGCACGTGCGCTACGGGTACGGCGGCAAGCTGCTGCCGGACCGTGACGCGCGCATCCAGCTCAAGCTCGAAGCGGTGCTGCGGTGTCGCTTTCCCGAGCTCGCCGAGATCGAAGTGACGTCCGCGTGGGGAGGCCGCATCGGCATTGCGCTCGACTTCCTGCCCGTCGTCGGCCGCACCGGCAGGTCCGGCCGCATCCTGTACTCGATGTCGTACGCCGGCCACGGCATCGCGATGGCCAGCTATGCCGGGCGCATGCTCGCCGACCTCGAGGCAGGGCGCGACGGCCCCGGGTCGGTGCTGTGGAAGCGGCGCACGCTGGCTCTTCCTCCCGAGCCGCTGCGCTGGCTCGTGTTCCATCTGCTGAACGGCTTCTTCGAAGCCGTCGACCGCAGGGTCGACCGCTCGCTGACCTGA
- a CDS encoding serine hydrolase domain-containing protein codes for MDSFGLSDFWFLPSLVTRAPVPEDLGSVQTIDAKAEVAPASVGLAHEAVEEIWDSALRWYRTGIHPAISICIRVRGEIVLKRSIGLSHGGGPDEIPGTPNVEVTPDTPFNVFSASKPMAAMVIHLLDQRHLLHLDDPVCEYIPEFVEHKKEWVTIRHVLTHRAGIPVIPDAALDLAYLEDIDNAEAIRLLCESRPISRAGGRLAYHAVTGGFLIGEIVRRITGKNIRDVVDEEFCKPLGWRWMNFGVKRRDVEQVATSYFTGLPLVPPMGAIVRRVLGIDFEEAVRLSNDPRYLMGVLPAANLIATADELCEFYQLLLNGGTLRGERIFEPRTVWRATSEQSYGELDFTLGVPLRYGMGFMLGGEWLSLYGFDSAHAFGHLGLTNIVGWADPQRHLTCAIMTSGKPVFYPEMHRGGMLVYTIASHCPKDESVPPRPREEARSRTGRDAVAGTAKKKGEGQRRAKRRAKREKDAKKPKKKPKKKASAR; via the coding sequence ATGGATTCGTTCGGCCTGTCCGACTTCTGGTTCCTCCCGTCCCTGGTCACTCGCGCGCCGGTTCCCGAGGATCTCGGCTCGGTGCAGACCATCGATGCGAAGGCCGAAGTGGCGCCGGCCAGCGTCGGCCTGGCGCACGAAGCAGTCGAGGAGATCTGGGACTCCGCGCTTCGCTGGTATCGCACCGGGATTCATCCGGCGATCTCCATCTGCATCCGCGTGCGTGGCGAGATCGTGCTCAAGCGATCGATCGGCCTGTCGCACGGCGGCGGCCCCGACGAGATCCCGGGAACGCCCAACGTCGAGGTGACGCCGGACACGCCGTTCAACGTCTTCTCCGCGTCCAAGCCGATGGCCGCGATGGTCATTCACCTTCTCGACCAGCGCCACCTGCTGCACCTGGACGATCCGGTCTGCGAGTACATTCCCGAGTTCGTCGAGCACAAGAAGGAATGGGTCACGATCCGCCACGTACTGACGCACCGCGCCGGAATTCCCGTCATTCCCGACGCGGCGCTCGACCTTGCCTACCTCGAGGACATCGACAACGCCGAGGCGATCCGCCTGCTGTGCGAGTCGCGGCCGATTTCGCGCGCCGGCGGCCGCCTGGCCTACCACGCCGTTACCGGCGGTTTCCTGATCGGCGAAATCGTCCGCCGCATCACCGGCAAGAACATTCGTGACGTGGTCGACGAGGAGTTCTGCAAGCCTCTCGGCTGGCGCTGGATGAACTTCGGCGTCAAGCGGCGCGACGTCGAGCAGGTGGCGACGAGCTATTTTACCGGGCTCCCGCTGGTTCCGCCGATGGGCGCCATCGTGCGGCGGGTGCTCGGCATCGATTTCGAGGAAGCCGTGCGCCTCTCGAACGACCCGCGCTACCTGATGGGCGTGCTTCCGGCGGCCAACCTCATCGCGACGGCCGACGAGCTTTGCGAGTTCTACCAGCTTCTCCTCAATGGCGGCACGCTTCGCGGGGAGCGCATCTTCGAGCCGCGCACCGTGTGGCGCGCGACGTCCGAGCAGTCCTACGGCGAGCTGGATTTCACTCTCGGAGTGCCGCTTCGCTACGGCATGGGCTTCATGCTCGGGGGGGAATGGCTGAGCCTCTACGGCTTCGACAGCGCGCACGCATTCGGGCATCTCGGGCTCACCAACATCGTCGGCTGGGCCGATCCGCAGCGTCACTTGACGTGCGCGATCATGACCAGCGGCAAGCCGGTGTTCTATCCGGAAATGCACCGCGGCGGGATGCTCGTCTACACGATCGCGTCCCACTGCCCGAAGGACGAATCGGTGCCGCCGCGCCCGCGCGAGGAGGCGCGGAGTCGTACCGGGCGCGATGCGGTCGCGGGGACGGCGAAGAAGAAGGGCGAAGGGCAGCGCCGCGCCAAGCGCCGCGCCAAGCGCGAGAAAGACGCGAAAAAGCCGAAGAAAAAGCCGAAAAAGAAAGCCTCCGCGCGGTGA
- a CDS encoding acyl-CoA dehydrogenase family protein produces MAQPKNFGFGPDEQMVRDQASRFLKDNLPVDRLRTLVAHDHHSAYESPVQPVAWDQKLWRDAVALGWTGLGIPEDDGGVALPLVALASVVEEAGRAAFPSPLLSTLCATEVLKACETAAAHAALAEIAGGAAASLATTGEAASWETADADVTATSIDHGFVLDGVAHFVQDARKAAFFVVSAQSKGGAILARVAADAPGVSVDPDRIADLTRDQASVRLQGVDVKPDHVVAPAKLADEALAKALPSILTLVAADICGAGEWQLQTTTEYARTRKQFDHAIGFFQAVKHPIVNMMLDLDRARSLVYAAACAVDHEPADALRLARMAKAAASDAAKFLSGRSIQLHGGIGFTWECDVHIWVKRQQHSQFLWGDATWHRARLAEAY; encoded by the coding sequence ATGGCACAGCCGAAGAATTTCGGATTCGGACCCGACGAGCAGATGGTTCGCGACCAGGCGAGCCGCTTCCTCAAGGACAACCTCCCGGTCGATCGCCTGCGCACCCTCGTCGCGCACGACCACCACAGCGCTTACGAATCCCCGGTGCAGCCCGTTGCCTGGGACCAGAAGCTGTGGCGCGACGCCGTGGCGCTCGGCTGGACCGGTCTCGGGATCCCCGAAGACGACGGCGGAGTCGCGCTGCCCCTGGTCGCGCTGGCATCGGTCGTCGAGGAAGCCGGCCGTGCGGCATTTCCGTCACCGCTGCTGTCGACGCTGTGTGCGACCGAGGTGCTCAAGGCCTGCGAGACTGCCGCGGCGCACGCCGCGCTCGCCGAGATCGCCGGCGGGGCGGCCGCCTCGCTGGCGACGACCGGAGAGGCTGCGTCGTGGGAGACTGCGGACGCGGACGTCACCGCCACCAGCATCGATCACGGCTTCGTGCTCGACGGAGTTGCCCATTTCGTGCAGGACGCTCGCAAGGCGGCGTTCTTCGTCGTGTCCGCGCAATCGAAGGGCGGCGCGATTCTCGCGCGCGTCGCGGCCGACGCGCCGGGGGTCTCGGTCGACCCCGATCGCATCGCGGACCTTACGCGCGACCAGGCGAGCGTGCGCTTGCAGGGCGTCGACGTGAAGCCGGACCACGTGGTCGCACCGGCAAAGCTCGCCGACGAAGCGCTCGCGAAAGCGCTGCCGTCGATTCTCACGCTGGTGGCCGCCGACATCTGCGGCGCCGGCGAGTGGCAGCTCCAGACGACGACCGAGTACGCGCGCACCCGCAAGCAGTTCGATCACGCGATCGGCTTCTTCCAGGCCGTCAAGCATCCGATCGTCAACATGATGCTCGACCTCGATCGTGCGCGCTCCCTCGTCTATGCCGCAGCCTGTGCGGTCGACCACGAGCCGGCCGATGCGCTGCGACTGGCGCGCATGGCGAAAGCTGCGGCCTCCGACGCCGCGAAGTTTCTTTCGGGCCGATCGATCCAGCTGCACGGCGGCATCGGCTTTACGTGGGAGTGCGACGTGCACATCTGGGTCAAGCGCCAGCAGCACAGCCAGTTCCTGTGGGGCGACGCCACCTGGCACCGTGCCCGCCTGGCCGAGGCGTACTAG